In Eupeodes corollae chromosome X, idEupCoro1.1, whole genome shotgun sequence, the following proteins share a genomic window:
- the LOC129953215 gene encoding probable serine/threonine-protein kinase DDB_G0282963, protein MRSQSPVLAYLTTKTLSSGLLTLSNNNNKDYDRSTTRTIASSSSPSTTSQQINLIQMTTGGGVNTNHNNSAQDSTKVQQNPPCNTIPSTSSNNNTLGKPSTISMTIRHNNSSLLMNNVNNNNTLKTAVNNTSNNSNNNNNNNNNNTNNNNNTNNNSNINKNNTNTNNNNNINNNNNNNNNNNNNNNNNNNNNNNNNNSNNNNNNKLCPNNDESNTNPNSSKLQTLEQRKLELEKLLNEKNWLLQQIHKQEAQILNGSYENFNLFEIGKLSGSIGSTGGGSVGGSTSTTSSILRRKGSSSLKLPKSNAHFNGKSNRYTLSKSDYDLAQENKHNNNQLSSSANPNIISIKKRQGPPQKTNSFHDSTSASALSLTKSPSFEYNGSSGSGIKYSVVRPPNHNINNISSSNENLSNILGITQCDKYYLSPTSQMYTNGNGFIKASQNIKQCLSSPSPMHKIMSLNDTHSQQVHMTSGQNCLVNHKNENQPHLEQYESIDALSLSPSNVFDQNQHSNLWRALSNNDRSAWCDNSENVSVNQFHSLKPLAKKIVPAPGTSVQHSPEAPSLGNFYPVGGGLVVGSYPNALEKSCDELSISSVNSETNKKPKNKHWMESSLDGPIIRPHVLQTTPSVTDSMALCPDLSPTLSQNPLQYAYYNVSGGKLTPTATVGAGGSGSGMLLVPVSNPKLTSRNLTHDPHPQQHYHKQNYRERTKLSSQSMSSGSCRAPKTKLDEENSHMSHSTSYLNVDPFNHPHFQQQHQLNVQQSQLYHHNHYYFDIPTGPIQQQKQTQQQKSPKASPSSALQQQQQSQPKFSPTIHQQPSPALLNDNFVGNIRYTTSIANQPSKVSNSSQTLVQKNTKPPNSLSINIAQRLSPVCVATSPDIRIESPKNMTVVQQATFLPYKEVTKPFEMSDFYKYSTKFRQKEANTATLSKNVTQN, encoded by the exons ATGCGTTCACAGAGCCCAGTCTTGGcgtatttaacaacaaaaactctTTCGTCCGGTTTGTTAACACTttcaaataataacaataaagaCTACGATCGATCAACAACACGAACTATTGCATCTTCTTCATCGCCATCAACAACATCGCAACAAATCAATTTAATCCAAATGACTACTGGTGGAGGAGTAAACACTAACCACAACAACTCCGCACAAGATTCAACGAAAGTACAACAAAATCCACCATGTAATACAATACCATCTACTTCATCAAATAACAACACCCTGGGCAAACCATCAACGATATCAATGACAATACGTCATAATAATTCTAGTTTATTAATGaataatgtaaataataataatactttaaaaactGCTGTTAATAATACtagtaataatagtaataataataacaataataataataataatactaataataataataatactaataataatagtaatattaataaaaataataccaatactaataataataataatattaataataataataataataataataataataataataataataataataataataataataataataacaataataatagtaataataataataataataaattatgtcCTAATAACGACGAAAGCAACACCAATCCAAACTCATCAAAACTCCAAACACTAGAACAACGAAAATTAGAACTAGAAAAATTACTCAACGAAAAGAATTGGCTTCTTCAGCAGATTCATAAACAA GAAGCTCAAATTCTAAATGGTAGCTATGAGAACTTCAATTTATTCGAAATTGGCAAACTAAGTGGAAGTATTGGATCAACTGGTGGTGGAAGCGTTGGTGGATCTACAAGCACTACAAGCTCAATACTCCGACGAAAAGGTAGCTCGAGTTTAAAGCTTCCAAAAAGTAATGCTCATTTTAATGGCAAAAGT AATCGTTACACACTCTCCAAATCAGATTATGATCTCGCCCAagaaaataaacacaataaCAACCAACTTTCATCATCGGCTAATCCGAATATCATAAGTATTAAAAAACGCCAAGGCCCACCCcagaaaacaaattcatttcatGATAGCACATCGGCCTCGGCTTTGAGTTTAACAAAATCACCATCATTCGAATACAATGGCAGTAGTGGAAGTGGTATCAAGTACAGTGTTGTACGTCCACCAAAtcataatataaacaatataagcAGCAGCAATGAAAATTTGTCAAATATTCTTGGCA TTACACAATGTGATAAATACTACTTGTCTCCAACAAGTCAAATGTATACCAATGGTAACGGATTCATTAAAGCcagtcaaaatataaaacaatgtcTCTCCTCACCATCTCCAATGCATAAGATTATGAGTCTAAATGATACACACTCGCAACAAGTGCACATGACAAGCGGtcaaaattgtttggttaaccACAAAAATGAGAATCAACCGCACTTAGAACAATACGAAAGTATCGATGCCTTGTCGCTGTCACCATCGAATGTATTCGACCAAAATCAGCATTCTAATTTGTGGAGAGCCCTTTCAAATAATGATCGATCTGCATGGTGTGATAATAG TGAGAACGTGAGCGTGAATCAATTTCATAGTTTAAAACCTTTGGCCAAAAAAATTGTACCCGCGCCGGGAACGTCTGTA caACACTCTCCTGAGGCCCCGTCGCTAGGAAACTTTTATCCAGTTGGTGGTGGACTTGTTGTTGGCAGCTATCCGAATGCATTAGAGAAGTCATGCGATGAATTGTCAATCTCCTCGGTCAATagtgaaacaaataaaaaaccaaaaaacaaacattg gatGGAATCGTCCCTAGATGGCCCAATAATTCGTCCACATGTTTTGCAAACGACACCATCAGTTACCGATTCGATGGCTCTTTGCCCTGATCTGTCGCCGACCCTTAGCCAAAATCCATTGCAATATGCTTATTATAATGTTTCAGGTGGAAAACTAACACCTACAGCTACAGTTGGAGCAGGAGGAAGTGGAAGTGGAATGCTCTTAGTGCCAGTTTCCAATCCAAAATTGACATCTCGGAATCTCACTCATGACCCACATCCTCAGCAGCACTACCACAAACAGAATTATAGGGAGCGTACAAAGTTATCATCGCAATCAATGTCAAGCGGCAGCTGTCGTGCACCAAAGACAAAGTTAGATGAGGAAAATAGCCATATGAGTCATTCAACATCGTATTTAAATGTTGATCCATTCAATCATCCacattttcaacaacaacatcaactaAATGTACAGCAGTCCCAATTATATCACCacaatcattattattttgatatacCCACCGGGCcaatccaacaacaaaaacaaactcagCAGCAAAAGTCACCAAAAGCCTCGCCATCATCAGCGttacaacaacagcaacagtcACAGCCAAAATTCAGTCCAACAATTCATCAACAGCCATCCCCAGCGTTgttaaatgataattttgtgGGAAACATTCGCTATACCACTTCAATTGCCAACCAACCATCTAAAGTGAGCAATTCTAGCCAAACTCTCGttcaaaaaaataccaaacCTCCCAATTCGCTATCCATAAATATTGCACAACGATTGTCCCCCGTATGTGTGGCCACATCACCAGATATTCGAATTGAATCACCGAAAAATATGACGGTTGTACAGCAAGCTACATTTTTGCCCTATAAAGAAGTGACAAAGCCCTTTGAGATGTCAGATTTCTATAAGTACTCAACAAAGTTTCGTCAAAAAGAAGCAAATACCGCCACTTTGTCGAAGAATGTGACACAAAATTAA